Proteins encoded by one window of Clostridium cagae:
- a CDS encoding DUF4489 domain-containing protein — protein MNIMEENGLSDYNYCSRNDYQSACNVGNNRDSGQKPGRAILKCGCGGSAPIPVVSVNALGTVRPLPLASVTIDTSKLKCPTTVLTFTCEIKSVLDVSLRLNFLIKKSAKNGCCEYICGTHSFSDVIEFAGTQTFSFQVCDNSSCDDCVTYSVEYVPIDFILNIGGSINNAALTALAVENLC, from the coding sequence ATGAATATTATGGAAGAAAACGGATTATCTGATTATAATTATTGTTCTAGAAATGACTATCAATCTGCATGTAATGTAGGTAATAATAGAGATTCAGGACAAAAACCTGGAAGAGCTATTTTAAAATGTGGTTGTGGTGGTTCAGCACCAATTCCTGTAGTAAGCGTTAATGCTTTAGGCACTGTTAGACCATTACCACTTGCTAGCGTTACTATTGATACTTCTAAATTAAAATGCCCAACAACTGTTTTAACTTTCACTTGTGAAATAAAATCTGTTCTTGATGTTTCTTTAAGATTAAATTTCTTAATTAAAAAGAGTGCTAAAAATGGATGTTGCGAATATATTTGTGGAACTCATAGCTTCTCAGACGTTATAGAATTTGCTGGAACACAAACTTTTTCATTCCAAGTTTGTGATAATTCATCATGCGATGACTGTGTAACTTACAGCGTAGAATATGTTCCAATTGATTTTATTTTAAATATTGGTGGTTCAATTAATAATGCTGCTTTAACAGCACTTGCAGTAGAAAATTTATGCTAA
- a CDS encoding FecCD family ABC transporter permease — protein sequence MKKFNKKTLAYIFMVIGIMLLIFGIVMSVSLGAKDIDFLTIIKSLATDNNDVNTKIVRDVRIPRAIAASLVGGFLAVAGAIMQGITRNPIAEPSVMGITQGATFMIAVTFVLQRIYPNLVVGSFGIMIFAFIGASISGLLVYFISSKSARKVDTVKLALAGTALGTLLISLAMGIAMYFNLSQQLSFWISGGLVSAKWEGVKLLSIVGGSELIGAMIMAPKITILSLGEEVAIGLGQKTNAVRFISIIIVILLTGSSVSVAGNIVFVGLIAPQIAKAIVGADYKYIIPSSMILGSVLLVYSDILARMINPPYETPIGSLTALLGVPMFIYLVRKDKK from the coding sequence ATGAAGAAATTTAATAAAAAAACTTTAGCGTATATATTTATGGTTATAGGAATTATGCTTCTTATATTTGGAATAGTTATGTCTGTTTCATTAGGAGCAAAAGATATAGATTTTTTGACAATAATAAAAAGTTTGGCTACGGATAACAATGATGTAAATACAAAAATAGTTAGAGATGTTAGAATACCTAGAGCTATTGCAGCTTCCCTTGTAGGGGGATTTTTAGCAGTAGCAGGTGCGATAATGCAAGGTATAACTAGAAATCCTATAGCAGAACCATCTGTAATGGGAATAACACAAGGTGCTACATTTATGATAGCAGTAACTTTTGTATTACAAAGAATATATCCAAATTTAGTTGTAGGAAGTTTTGGAATTATGATATTTGCTTTTATTGGAGCTAGTATAAGCGGACTTTTAGTATATTTCATAAGCTCAAAATCAGCAAGAAAAGTAGATACGGTAAAACTTGCTCTTGCAGGAACTGCATTAGGTACATTATTAATATCTTTAGCTATGGGAATAGCTATGTATTTTAACCTATCTCAACAGCTAAGCTTTTGGATTTCAGGAGGATTAGTTAGTGCTAAGTGGGAAGGCGTGAAATTGCTATCTATAGTTGGAGGAAGTGAATTAATAGGAGCTATGATTATGGCACCTAAAATAACTATTTTAAGTTTAGGTGAAGAAGTAGCAATAGGATTAGGACAAAAAACCAATGCAGTAAGATTTATAAGCATAATAATAGTAATACTTTTAACAGGATCATCTGTTTCAGTGGCAGGAAATATAGTGTTTGTAGGATTAATAGCACCTCAAATCGCTAAAGCAATAGTAGGAGCAGATTACAAGTATATAATACCTAGTTCAATGATCCTAGGTTCAGTTTTACTTGTGTATAGTGATATTTTAGCTAGAATGATTAATCCTCCATATGAAACTCCAATTGGTTCTTTAACTGCATTATTAGGAGTTCCTATGTTTATATATCTTGTTAGAAAGGATAAAAAATAG
- a CDS encoding tRNA dihydrouridine synthase yields MKYYLAPMEGITGYIYRNSYEKFFNNIDKYFTPFIVTNKSRSLKTKELRDVLPENNNGMNIVPQILTNDSEGFINTSGKLKQLGYNEVNLNLGCPAGTVVSKNRGSGFLAKREDLDMFLDEIFKMDDIKISIKTRIGKDSPEEFYELIKIYNKYPIEELIIHPRTQKDFYGNKPNLDVFKDALSLSNNPICYNGDIFTVKDHDKLTRDFPEVKTLMLGRGILANPGLMNEIKNNTFIDKEILKEFHDEILSKYIELFNEDRNAIFRMKELWGYMIYMFSDNKKYAKKIKKAQKLSDYNETVLSLFTEQEIIKGAGLFNNQY; encoded by the coding sequence ATGAAATATTATTTAGCACCAATGGAAGGAATCACTGGATACATATATAGAAATTCTTATGAAAAATTTTTTAATAATATTGACAAATACTTTACACCTTTTATTGTTACAAATAAAAGTAGAAGTCTTAAAACTAAAGAATTAAGGGATGTTTTGCCTGAAAATAATAATGGGATGAATATAGTGCCTCAAATACTTACTAATGATTCAGAAGGTTTTATTAATACTTCTGGAAAGTTAAAACAATTAGGTTATAATGAAGTTAATTTAAATTTAGGCTGTCCTGCTGGAACTGTTGTTTCAAAAAATAGAGGCTCAGGATTTCTAGCCAAAAGAGAAGACTTGGACATGTTCTTAGATGAAATATTTAAAATGGATGATATTAAAATTTCCATAAAAACTAGAATAGGAAAGGATAGTCCGGAAGAATTTTATGAGCTGATAAAAATTTACAATAAATATCCTATTGAAGAATTAATTATTCATCCTAGAACGCAAAAAGATTTTTATGGAAATAAACCCAATTTAGACGTATTTAAAGATGCATTATCATTAAGTAACAATCCAATATGTTACAATGGTGATATTTTCACTGTGAAAGATCATGATAAATTAACAAGAGATTTTCCAGAAGTTAAAACATTAATGCTTGGAAGAGGTATATTAGCTAATCCGGGGTTAATGAATGAAATTAAAAATAATACTTTTATAGATAAAGAAATATTAAAAGAGTTTCATGATGAAATTTTAAGTAAATATATAGAGTTGTTTAATGAAGATAGGAATGCAATATTTAGAATGAAAGAATTATGGGGATACATGATTTACATGTTTTCAGATAATAAAAAATACGCTAAAAAAATAAAGAAGGCACAAAAATTAAGTGATTATAATGAAACTGTCTTAAGTTTATTTACGGAGCAGGAAATTATAAAAGGGGCTGGATTATTTAATAATCAATATTAA
- a CDS encoding iron-hydroxamate ABC transporter substrate-binding protein: MKKLKSILLIGLTIATIGIVTGCSNNNDSKTSSKEETRIVQSVKGEIEIPKNPQRIVDISGSSEELVLLGHTPIATANVDSYETDKVPSYIEEKLGNAKIVGHSMMDTMDIEAILSAEPDLIIMAPRQEKIYDQLKEIAPVVMLEDKSNDWEAKFKDVANLFGQEEEAQKWLDNYYDKAKKLGDEIKSTNGEKTYLTVLASSGQFMVFTEGGIGTVLKDDMALPQPDNMPAQDGITLPIVSMEGLTEINADHIILIATESDKADLEKNTVWKEMRAFKEGNVTILDASPYFSQAYNPIGRELLLQSIKDEVVK; encoded by the coding sequence ATGAAAAAATTAAAATCAATATTATTAATAGGTTTAACCATAGCCACTATTGGTATTGTTACTGGTTGTTCAAACAATAATGATAGCAAAACAAGCAGTAAAGAAGAAACAAGAATAGTGCAATCGGTAAAAGGTGAAATAGAAATACCTAAAAATCCACAAAGGATTGTTGATATATCAGGAAGTAGTGAGGAACTAGTATTATTAGGACATACTCCAATCGCTACTGCCAATGTAGATTCATATGAAACAGATAAAGTACCATCATACATAGAAGAAAAGTTAGGAAATGCAAAAATAGTTGGACACTCAATGATGGATACAATGGATATAGAGGCTATATTATCAGCAGAGCCAGACTTGATAATAATGGCACCAAGACAAGAAAAAATATATGATCAATTAAAAGAAATAGCACCAGTAGTCATGCTAGAAGATAAGTCAAATGATTGGGAAGCTAAATTTAAAGATGTAGCTAACTTATTTGGACAAGAAGAAGAAGCTCAAAAATGGTTAGACAACTATTATGATAAAGCAAAAAAATTAGGTGACGAAATAAAATCAACAAATGGAGAAAAAACATACTTAACAGTATTAGCATCATCTGGACAATTTATGGTGTTTACTGAAGGTGGTATAGGAACAGTATTAAAAGATGATATGGCATTACCTCAACCTGATAATATGCCAGCACAAGATGGAATAACTTTACCAATAGTTAGCATGGAAGGTTTAACTGAAATAAATGCAGACCATATAATACTTATTGCTACGGAATCAGATAAAGCAGATTTAGAAAAAAATACAGTATGGAAAGAAATGAGGGCTTTTAAAGAAGGTAATGTAACAATACTTGATGCAAGTCCATACTTCAGTCAAGCATACAATCCAATAGGAAGAGAATTATTATTACAATCAATAAAAGATGAAGTTGTAAAATAA
- a CDS encoding FecCD family ABC transporter permease, whose translation MINIDKNKRFTLIIGVLIILIITTILIGLNMGSLAIEPSDVIKTLMGQGSKSHEIAIFKLRLPRIVIGILVGTALAIAGTILQGVTKNDLADSGILGINSGAALFVVIYIYIMNGNIYDGISNMTIFTMPIVALSGAVFGAFLIYILAWKNGINSSRLLLIGIGINVAFTSILTIFQLRFTTQEFNRVMAWTSGSIWGASWKYVLAVLPFILIFTLLTIYKARYLDVLNLGDEVATGLGVEVEKERRKLIIYAVILAGVATSVAGSIAFLGLVAPHIARKLVGPKHKKLILTSALVGSLILLIGDTIARNIIAPMELPVGIVVAIIGVPYFIYLMLSE comes from the coding sequence ATGATAAATATAGATAAAAATAAAAGATTTACATTAATTATAGGTGTTTTAATAATACTAATAATTACTACAATTTTGATTGGTTTAAATATGGGCTCTCTAGCTATAGAGCCATCAGATGTTATAAAAACTTTAATGGGGCAAGGCAGTAAAAGTCATGAAATTGCTATATTTAAGTTAAGGTTACCAAGAATAGTAATTGGAATATTAGTTGGTACAGCTTTAGCTATAGCAGGTACTATTTTACAAGGAGTTACTAAAAATGATTTAGCAGACTCAGGAATACTAGGGATAAACTCAGGAGCAGCATTATTTGTTGTCATATATATTTATATTATGAATGGAAATATATATGATGGTATAAGCAATATGACTATATTTACAATGCCAATAGTTGCTTTAAGTGGAGCTGTATTTGGAGCATTTTTAATTTATATACTAGCATGGAAAAATGGGATAAATTCATCAAGGTTATTGCTAATAGGTATAGGTATAAATGTAGCATTTACATCTATACTTACAATATTCCAATTAAGATTTACAACACAAGAATTTAATAGAGTAATGGCATGGACTTCGGGAAGTATATGGGGTGCAAGTTGGAAATATGTATTAGCAGTTCTGCCATTTATATTAATATTTACATTGCTAACAATTTACAAGGCTAGATATTTAGATGTATTAAATTTAGGTGACGAAGTAGCAACGGGGTTAGGAGTAGAAGTTGAAAAAGAGAGAAGAAAGTTAATAATATATGCAGTTATTTTAGCAGGAGTAGCAACATCTGTGGCAGGCAGTATAGCCTTTTTAGGATTGGTAGCGCCTCATATAGCTAGGAAACTAGTTGGACCAAAACATAAGAAATTAATCCTGACATCTGCACTTGTCGGAAGTTTAATATTATTGATTGGAGATACTATAGCAAGAAATATAATAGCTCCTATGGAACTTCCTGTAGGAATAGTTGTAGCAATAATAGGTGTTCCATATTTTATTTATCTTATGTTATCAGAATAG
- a CDS encoding sugar phosphorylase, giving the protein MNRVEFINSVIDKIKFIYGENYKEEYKEEFDKLVSKWENEEFNKTDEVSEKNVYLITYGDSIYEEGVPAIQTLNKFLKEEVKDTITDVHILPMFTYTSDDGFSVVDYMEIDKNLGNWEDIKTLSKDYRLMYDFVANHISKSSSWFKGYLNNEKKYAEYFIKEDESFDTKNVVRPRTSPLFHEYEGKDGIKTAWTTFSEDQIDVNIKHFPLFIEMTDILLNYAKNGATSIRLDAIGFLWKKSGTSCMHLPETHKIIEIWRLLLNYFKKNTQIITETNVPHVENVSYFGNKNNEAQMVYQFTLPPLVLYTLTTHNSKKLTDWAKTIDRVSENATYFNFLSSHDGIGMRPTEGILTEEEKQVLVDKVVENGGRVSYKNNTDGTKSVYELNINYNDALINKNEDISTETQVDKIIASNAILLSCVGVPAIYYHSLLGSRNDYKGLEESGINRRINREKLEYTKILKELEVDERRSAIFSRIKKLITLRKEESAFSPFAMQKVLELGESIFALERFNEETGEKITLILNIDSKEANVYCNIKGVDKVTGRKIDGNITLKPYEFVWIK; this is encoded by the coding sequence ATGAATAGAGTAGAGTTTATTAACTCAGTTATAGATAAGATAAAATTTATTTATGGTGAAAACTATAAAGAAGAATATAAAGAGGAATTTGATAAATTAGTAAGCAAGTGGGAAAATGAAGAGTTTAATAAGACTGATGAAGTGTCAGAAAAAAATGTTTATTTAATTACTTATGGGGATTCAATTTATGAAGAGGGTGTACCTGCAATACAAACTCTAAATAAGTTTTTAAAGGAAGAGGTAAAGGACACAATTACAGATGTTCATATACTTCCAATGTTTACTTATACTTCAGATGATGGATTTTCAGTAGTTGATTATATGGAGATAGATAAAAATCTTGGGAATTGGGAAGATATAAAGACTTTATCAAAGGATTACAGATTAATGTATGATTTTGTTGCAAACCATATATCAAAAAGCAGTAGTTGGTTTAAAGGTTATTTAAATAATGAAAAAAAATATGCAGAGTATTTTATAAAGGAAGATGAAAGTTTTGATACTAAAAATGTTGTTAGACCAAGAACATCACCTTTATTCCATGAATATGAAGGTAAAGATGGGATTAAAACTGCTTGGACTACATTCAGTGAGGATCAAATAGATGTTAATATAAAGCATTTTCCGTTGTTTATTGAAATGACAGATATCTTACTAAACTATGCTAAAAATGGAGCAACATCAATAAGATTAGATGCTATAGGATTCTTATGGAAAAAATCAGGCACAAGTTGTATGCATTTACCTGAAACTCATAAGATTATAGAAATATGGAGATTATTATTAAATTACTTCAAGAAAAATACTCAAATAATCACAGAAACTAATGTGCCACATGTTGAAAATGTAAGTTACTTTGGGAATAAAAACAATGAAGCCCAAATGGTTTATCAATTTACATTACCTCCATTAGTGCTTTATACATTAACTACTCATAATTCAAAAAAGCTTACTGACTGGGCAAAAACTATAGATAGGGTTTCAGAAAATGCTACATACTTTAACTTTCTATCAAGTCATGATGGAATAGGTATGAGACCAACAGAAGGTATTCTTACTGAAGAAGAAAAGCAAGTTTTAGTTGACAAAGTAGTTGAAAATGGTGGAAGAGTTTCATATAAGAACAATACAGATGGGACAAAATCAGTATATGAATTAAACATAAATTACAATGATGCTCTTATTAATAAAAATGAAGATATATCTACTGAAACACAAGTAGATAAAATTATAGCTTCTAATGCAATTCTATTAAGTTGTGTTGGTGTACCAGCTATTTATTATCATTCATTATTAGGTTCAAGAAATGATTATAAAGGTTTAGAAGAATCAGGAATAAACAGAAGAATCAATAGAGAAAAATTAGAGTACACTAAAATTTTAAAAGAGTTAGAAGTAGATGAAAGAAGAAGTGCCATATTCTCTAGAATTAAAAAATTAATTACTTTAAGAAAAGAAGAATCAGCATTCTCACCATTTGCAATGCAAAAAGTTTTAGAATTAGGTGAAAGTATATTTGCATTAGAAAGATTTAACGAAGAAACAGGTGAAAAGATTACTTTAATTTTAAATATTGATAGTAAAGAAGCTAATGTTTATTGTAATATTAAAGGCGTAGATAAAGTTACAGGGCGAAAAATAGATGGTAATATTACTTTAAAACCTTATGAATTTGTATGGATAAAATAG
- a CDS encoding GreA/GreB family elongation factor, with translation MNNQLTEENMKNLREELDYRLTVKRAEIAKEKLVAAAHGDRSENAEYKEACANYRENDNRIQYLMNMISTATIIDSETIDKSVLGINSKAKIKFIEDEDEAIITLVTTMDLDPEAMRISIESDLGKALTGKKQGDIVEVNAPGENYKVEILEIL, from the coding sequence ATGAATAATCAACTGACAGAAGAAAATATGAAAAATTTAAGAGAAGAATTAGACTATAGACTAACAGTAAAAAGAGCTGAAATAGCAAAGGAAAAATTAGTAGCTGCTGCACATGGTGATAGATCAGAGAATGCAGAATACAAAGAAGCGTGTGCAAACTATAGAGAAAATGATAATAGAATACAATATTTAATGAATATGATTTCAACAGCAACTATCATAGATAGTGAAACTATAGATAAATCAGTGCTTGGAATTAACAGTAAAGCTAAAATTAAATTTATAGAAGATGAAGATGAAGCTATTATAACATTAGTAACTACTATGGATTTAGATCCTGAAGCCATGCGTATAAGTATAGAATCAGACTTAGGCAAAGCATTAACAGGTAAAAAGCAAGGAGATATAGTTGAAGTTAATGCTCCTGGAGAAAACTACAAAGTAGAAATTTTGGAAATATTATAG
- the fliB gene encoding flagellin lysine-N-methylase has protein sequence MERKIKMRYPMYLKEFKCIGGSCEDSCCIGWDVDIDKTTFKQYYKVQDQEMRKMFQKNVHNNTGYCCDDIDYGKVKLKKGKRCPFLDDENYCVIHSKLGEEYLSNVCTSFPRITNRIDGYYEMSLDVACPEAARILLLKKDGIEFKESQEILGKHILSSDIDTKSKEFKDSPVKYFKEIRDLSIKIIKNRKFDLSERLYILGEFLEKLEEELDYNFNNVHKFIKGYNINSIDDSYEKNDMNYILQVSFFKKMVDDLNVFKEIDSKIFKEYTKELIAGFKFDEIKNATDKPEFYINAFKTYVEKFVNDNSYIFENYLVNFIYKNLFPFSETENVFDGYIMLLTRYSFLRFYLVGRYLNNKIDSPDHVVKFIQVFTKTTEHHKTYLDDTLNHIKRKEFDNLEFAKTLL, from the coding sequence ATGGAAAGAAAGATAAAGATGAGATATCCAATGTATCTTAAAGAATTTAAGTGCATAGGTGGAAGCTGTGAAGATAGCTGTTGTATTGGATGGGATGTAGATATCGATAAAACTACATTTAAACAATATTACAAAGTTCAAGATCAAGAAATGAGAAAAATGTTTCAAAAGAATGTTCATAATAATACTGGTTACTGTTGTGATGATATAGATTATGGAAAAGTAAAATTAAAAAAAGGAAAAAGATGTCCATTTTTAGATGATGAAAATTACTGTGTAATTCATTCTAAGTTGGGTGAAGAATATCTTTCAAATGTATGTACATCGTTTCCTAGAATTACAAATAGAATAGATGGATATTATGAAATGTCCCTTGATGTGGCATGCCCTGAAGCTGCAAGAATTCTTTTGCTAAAAAAAGATGGGATTGAGTTTAAAGAGAGTCAAGAAATTTTAGGAAAACATATTTTATCAAGCGATATTGATACAAAATCTAAAGAATTTAAGGATTCACCTGTAAAGTATTTTAAGGAAATTAGGGATTTAAGTATTAAAATAATAAAAAATAGGAAATTTGATTTAAGTGAAAGACTATATATTTTAGGAGAATTTTTAGAAAAATTAGAAGAAGAACTTGATTATAATTTTAATAATGTACATAAATTTATAAAAGGATATAATATAAATTCAATTGATGACTCATATGAAAAAAATGATATGAACTATATTCTTCAAGTTTCATTTTTTAAGAAGATGGTAGATGATTTAAATGTATTTAAAGAAATTGATAGTAAGATTTTTAAGGAGTATACTAAAGAACTTATAGCTGGATTTAAATTTGATGAAATAAAAAATGCAACGGATAAGCCAGAGTTTTATATAAATGCATTCAAGACTTATGTTGAAAAATTTGTAAATGATAATAGTTATATTTTTGAAAATTACTTAGTTAATTTCATATATAAAAATTTATTCCCATTTTCAGAAACAGAAAATGTATTTGATGGATATATAATGCTGTTAACAAGATATTCATTTTTAAGATTCTACTTAGTAGGTAGATATCTAAATAATAAAATTGATTCACCAGACCATGTAGTTAAATTTATTCAAGTATTTACTAAAACAACAGAACATCATAAGACTTATTTAGATGATACACTAAATCATATAAAACGAAAAGAATTTGATAATTTAGAATTTGCAAAAACATTACTGTAA
- a CDS encoding zinc dependent phospholipase C family protein has translation MKVLEKSYSYVFKKILKTVNPVKKRIIKAECIVHKFINTQSLIVLKNDGYMEGYKLMKSYISDINAGVVWADQDLKSSNHFYNPHRNKGLYGSSDAKKECISYYTKALNEYFDGSIKNSMFYLGVACHLIQDLTVPQHANVHLLNNHKSYENWVIRTHRHNDEFKIEKGGIYFNSLKQYIDFNSKEAINIYRKHSNVKNRQVRFHIITSKVLTMAQATTAGLMLKFYKDIQEINPIDKENKKQFENILSKFL, from the coding sequence ATGAAAGTTTTAGAAAAATCATATTCATACGTATTTAAAAAAATATTAAAAACTGTCAATCCTGTAAAAAAGAGAATAATAAAAGCTGAGTGCATAGTTCATAAATTTATAAATACTCAATCCTTAATAGTATTAAAAAACGATGGTTATATGGAAGGTTATAAACTTATGAAATCATATATAAGTGATATTAATGCTGGAGTAGTTTGGGCTGATCAAGATTTAAAAAGCAGTAATCACTTTTATAATCCACATAGGAACAAGGGTTTATATGGTAGTAGTGATGCAAAAAAAGAATGTATATCTTATTATACTAAAGCATTAAATGAATATTTCGATGGTAGTATTAAAAATTCAATGTTCTATTTAGGTGTTGCTTGTCATTTAATTCAAGATTTGACAGTTCCTCAGCACGCTAATGTTCACTTATTAAATAATCATAAAAGTTATGAAAATTGGGTAATTAGAACCCATAGACATAATGATGAGTTTAAAATAGAAAAAGGGGGAATCTATTTTAATTCATTAAAACAGTATATTGATTTTAATAGCAAAGAAGCCATAAACATATACAGAAAGCATTCAAATGTGAAAAATAGGCAAGTTAGGTTTCACATAATTACTTCAAAGGTCTTAACAATGGCTCAAGCCACTACAGCTGGTTTGATGCTTAAGTTCTATAAAGACATACAAGAAATCAACCCTATAGATAAAGAAAATAAAAAGCAATTTGAAAATATATTAAGTAAGTTTTTGTAG